The following proteins come from a genomic window of Maribacter sp. HTCC2170:
- the gcvP gene encoding aminomethyl-transferring glycine dehydrogenase produces MRTDLFASRHIGIRDEDLEHMLDTVNAKSLDQIIGETIPADIRLTEPLQLTDAMSEHEFLSHIEALSKKNKLFKTYIGLGYHESITPSVIKRNILENPGWYTAYTPYQAEIAQGRLEALLNFQTMVTDLTGMELANASLLDESTAAAEAMSMLYEVRSRTQKKNNVVKFFVSEEILPQTLSLLQTRSNPIGIELVIGNHEEFDFDNTFFGALLQYPGKHGQVYDYGTFIAKAKDNDIKVAVAADILSLVVLTPPGEMGADVVVGTTQRFGIPLGYGGPHAAYFATKEAYKRNIPGRIIGVTKDTDGKSALRMALQTREQHIKRDKATSNICTAQVLLAVMAGMYAVYHGPKGLKYIAEKVHSSTVALSNALKKIGIEQINSSFFDTITVKANSSKVRPLAEDKEINLLYIDGNTVSISLNETVSKSDIQLIINIFAESLDVNSVEVQGLSGLNEIDHKLKRTSSFMENEVFSSFHSETELMRYIKKLERKDLALNHSMISLGSCTMKLNAATQMLPLSSAHWGNMHPFVPIDQAEGYQTVLKELENDLTTITGFAGTSLQPNSGAQGEFAGLMLIRAYHDSRNEGHRNICLIPASAHGTNPASAVMAGMKVVVTKTDEHGNIDVVDLEEKATLHANNLAALMVTYPSTHGVFESSIKYITKVIHDNGGQVYMDGANMNAQVGLTNPATIGADVCHLNLHKTFAIPHGGGGPGVGPICVAKQLAPFLPGNPVIETGGNKAISAISAAPWGSSLVCLISYAYIKMLGEKGLTNSTKIAILNANYIKERLSGKYNVLYTGENGRAAHEMIIDCRSFKQHGVEVTDIAKRLMDYGFHAPTVSFPVAGTVMIEPTESESLAELDRFCDAMNAIRDEIDIAAKSPENNVLKNAPHTLEMVTGDEWEFPYSRQKAAFPLPYISDNKFWPAVRRVDDAYGDRNLICNCAPIEAYAETE; encoded by the coding sequence ATGAGAACAGATTTGTTTGCGTCAAGACATATTGGTATCAGAGATGAAGACCTTGAGCATATGCTTGATACGGTCAATGCAAAAAGCCTTGATCAAATAATTGGAGAAACCATTCCCGCAGATATTAGGTTGACCGAGCCTTTACAGCTTACTGATGCCATGAGTGAGCATGAATTTCTAAGTCATATTGAAGCTCTCTCAAAGAAGAACAAATTGTTCAAGACCTATATCGGCCTAGGTTATCATGAGAGTATAACACCATCGGTAATAAAGAGGAATATTCTGGAAAATCCAGGATGGTATACAGCCTACACGCCCTATCAGGCAGAAATTGCACAAGGACGTTTAGAAGCATTATTGAATTTTCAAACCATGGTTACCGACCTTACCGGAATGGAATTGGCAAATGCCTCGTTGTTGGACGAAAGTACTGCCGCCGCGGAGGCCATGTCAATGCTTTATGAAGTAAGAAGCAGAACCCAGAAAAAAAACAACGTGGTAAAATTCTTTGTGTCGGAAGAAATACTGCCACAAACATTATCATTATTACAAACCAGATCAAATCCGATAGGAATTGAATTGGTCATAGGAAACCATGAGGAATTTGATTTTGACAACACATTCTTTGGGGCATTACTTCAGTACCCTGGCAAACACGGTCAAGTTTATGATTACGGTACTTTTATAGCGAAAGCAAAAGATAATGATATAAAAGTTGCCGTTGCGGCAGATATCTTAAGTTTAGTTGTGTTGACTCCTCCTGGAGAAATGGGAGCAGATGTGGTTGTAGGCACCACGCAACGATTTGGTATTCCACTTGGTTACGGTGGGCCTCATGCTGCTTATTTCGCCACAAAAGAAGCCTACAAAAGGAATATTCCCGGACGCATTATTGGAGTTACCAAAGATACGGATGGTAAGTCTGCTCTACGAATGGCTCTTCAAACAAGAGAGCAACATATTAAAAGAGATAAAGCAACTTCCAATATATGTACTGCACAAGTATTGTTGGCCGTAATGGCCGGTATGTACGCCGTTTATCACGGTCCAAAAGGATTAAAATATATTGCTGAGAAAGTGCATTCATCAACTGTAGCTCTTTCAAATGCGTTGAAAAAAATAGGGATAGAACAGATAAATTCTTCTTTTTTCGATACAATAACCGTAAAAGCAAATTCCTCTAAAGTTCGACCCTTAGCTGAGGACAAAGAAATCAATCTTTTATATATCGATGGAAACACAGTTTCAATATCCCTAAATGAGACCGTCTCTAAGTCTGATATTCAACTTATCATAAATATTTTTGCAGAATCATTGGATGTTAATTCGGTAGAAGTCCAAGGTTTGTCTGGTTTAAATGAAATTGATCACAAACTAAAAAGAACCTCCTCCTTTATGGAGAATGAAGTTTTCAGCTCGTTTCATTCTGAGACAGAATTGATGCGTTACATCAAGAAATTAGAACGAAAGGATTTGGCATTGAACCACTCCATGATTTCGTTGGGTTCATGTACCATGAAGTTGAATGCCGCTACACAAATGCTACCATTAAGTTCGGCCCATTGGGGAAATATGCACCCTTTTGTTCCCATTGATCAGGCTGAAGGATATCAAACAGTTCTTAAAGAACTTGAAAATGACCTTACCACAATTACGGGCTTTGCAGGCACTTCATTACAGCCCAATTCTGGAGCTCAAGGTGAATTTGCAGGACTTATGTTGATTCGTGCCTATCACGATTCTAGAAATGAAGGGCATCGCAATATTTGCCTTATTCCAGCTTCTGCACATGGTACTAATCCTGCTTCCGCCGTGATGGCAGGAATGAAAGTTGTTGTAACAAAAACTGATGAACACGGAAATATTGATGTTGTTGATTTAGAGGAAAAAGCCACATTACACGCTAATAATTTAGCGGCATTAATGGTTACCTATCCATCTACCCATGGCGTTTTTGAATCTTCTATAAAATACATAACCAAGGTAATTCACGACAATGGTGGTCAAGTCTATATGGATGGTGCCAATATGAACGCCCAAGTTGGGTTGACCAATCCGGCAACTATTGGTGCAGATGTTTGCCACTTGAATCTACATAAAACATTTGCCATACCACATGGTGGCGGAGGCCCCGGAGTAGGACCAATTTGTGTTGCTAAACAATTGGCTCCTTTTCTTCCGGGAAACCCTGTTATTGAAACTGGTGGCAATAAAGCTATTTCAGCCATTTCAGCAGCCCCATGGGGAAGTTCTTTGGTATGCCTTATTTCGTATGCCTACATTAAAATGTTAGGGGAAAAAGGACTTACAAACTCGACAAAAATTGCCATACTCAACGCTAATTATATCAAAGAAAGATTGAGCGGAAAATATAATGTGCTATATACTGGTGAAAATGGCAGGGCTGCACATGAGATGATAATAGATTGTAGATCTTTTAAACAGCATGGAGTCGAAGTAACCGATATCGCCAAACGTCTAATGGATTATGGCTTTCATGCTCCAACGGTTTCTTTTCCAGTTGCGGGCACAGTTATGATAGAACCAACCGAAAGTGAAAGTCTAGCAGAATTGGACAGGTTCTGTGATGCAATGAATGCTATTCGCGATGAAATTGATATAGCGGCTAAAAGCCCTGAAAATAATGTGTTAAAAAATGCTCCACATACGTTGGAAATGGTAACAGGTGATGAATGGGAATTTCCTTATAGTAGGCAAAAGGCAGCTTTTCCTTTACCTTATATTTCAGATAACAAATTTTGGCCTGCCGTGAGAAGAGTTGATGATGCGTATGGAGATCGTAATTTAATCTGCAATTGTGCTCCGATAGAAGCCTATGCCGAAACTGAATAG
- a CDS encoding glycosyltransferase family 2 protein: MNYYIVIPAHNEEAFLSKTLFSIEQQTLQPKAVVIVNDNSTDNTEKIIDDFANKNSVFKKLNSISSSEHLPGSKVINAFNKGFELLDHHYDFIVKLDADLILPVDYFEKIAAIFKKRPNVGLAGGFVYEKTPSGIWELNHPMNKKHVRGAFKAYSKKCFITIGGLKNRMGWDTVDELLVQFNGFKIETLDSLHVKHLRPTGKAYNPKAKLLQGEAMYTMDYGFLLTSVASLKMAIKQNKPIALYHNIKGFLHARRERLPKIVSKEEGRFIRKLRWKGIKNKLTP; encoded by the coding sequence TTGAACTATTACATTGTCATACCCGCGCATAATGAAGAAGCTTTCCTGTCGAAAACTTTATTCTCAATAGAGCAACAAACATTACAACCCAAAGCGGTTGTTATCGTTAATGATAATTCAACTGACAATACTGAAAAAATCATTGATGACTTTGCTAACAAGAATAGCGTTTTTAAAAAATTGAATTCTATTTCATCAAGTGAACATTTACCAGGAAGTAAAGTAATCAATGCATTTAACAAAGGTTTTGAGTTATTGGACCATCATTACGACTTTATTGTAAAATTAGACGCAGACCTAATTCTCCCTGTTGATTACTTTGAGAAAATAGCAGCTATTTTCAAAAAAAGACCAAATGTAGGTCTTGCCGGTGGTTTTGTATATGAGAAAACGCCAAGTGGTATTTGGGAACTAAACCATCCAATGAACAAAAAACATGTTCGAGGCGCGTTCAAAGCATATTCTAAGAAGTGTTTTATTACTATAGGTGGGCTAAAAAACAGAATGGGATGGGATACCGTTGACGAATTATTGGTGCAGTTCAATGGCTTTAAAATAGAGACATTGGATAGTCTTCATGTAAAACATTTGCGACCAACTGGAAAAGCATATAACCCAAAGGCAAAACTTTTACAAGGTGAAGCCATGTACACCATGGACTATGGTTTCTTGTTAACCTCAGTAGCCTCTTTGAAAATGGCCATAAAACAAAATAAACCAATAGCACTATATCATAACATAAAAGGTTTTTTACATGCCCGCAGGGAACGATTACCTAAAATAGTATCAAAGGAAGAAGGAAGATTTATTCGAAAACTAAGATGGAAGGGAATAAAAAACAAACTAACTCCTTAA
- a CDS encoding sigma-70 family RNA polymerase sigma factor, with the protein METHQLHPETWVDQYADYLFNFAVARVSDAELAKDLVQETFFAGLKSAKNYKGTAAERTWLIAILKRKVIDHYRKINSKKGKAEVRMKYSSHSESDGDWLEEQVADPLSILENDKIENEELGLAIQECISKLPKKQSLVFSMKTVQGMSTEDICKELGINPSNLWVMIHRARAALMGCLNQNWFKI; encoded by the coding sequence ATGGAAACGCATCAATTACATCCGGAAACTTGGGTAGATCAATATGCAGATTACCTTTTCAACTTTGCAGTTGCTCGCGTAAGCGATGCTGAACTTGCTAAGGACCTGGTGCAAGAAACATTTTTTGCAGGACTAAAATCGGCAAAGAACTATAAAGGTACGGCGGCGGAAAGAACTTGGTTAATAGCTATTCTTAAAAGAAAGGTAATTGATCATTATAGAAAAATCAATTCCAAAAAAGGAAAAGCAGAAGTGCGAATGAAATACAGTTCGCACAGTGAATCTGATGGAGACTGGTTAGAGGAGCAGGTAGCCGACCCGCTAAGTATTTTGGAAAATGATAAAATTGAAAATGAAGAATTGGGGTTAGCGATTCAAGAATGCATTTCTAAATTACCGAAAAAGCAATCGCTTGTCTTTTCAATGAAAACTGTTCAGGGTATGAGCACAGAAGATATTTGTAAAGAACTTGGCATAAATCCGTCTAATCTTTGGGTGATGATCCATAGAGCCAGGGCGGCTTTAATGGGATGCCTGAATCAAAATTGGTTTAAAATATGA
- the purE gene encoding 5-(carboxyamino)imidazole ribonucleotide mutase, with protein sequence MSKVAVVMGSTSDLPVMQEAIDILKGFDIEVDVDIVSAHRTPEKLFDFSKNAHTSGYSVIIAGAGGAAHLPGMVASMSPLPVIGVPVKSSNSIDGWDSVLSILQMPGGVPVATVALDGAKNAGILAAQIIGSADKCVLDKIILYKEGLKQKVIDGAKSVNNKK encoded by the coding sequence ATGAGCAAAGTAGCCGTAGTAATGGGAAGCACCAGCGACCTGCCAGTAATGCAGGAAGCTATAGACATTCTTAAAGGGTTTGATATTGAAGTGGATGTAGATATTGTATCTGCCCATCGAACACCTGAAAAACTTTTTGACTTTAGTAAGAATGCACATACAAGTGGTTACTCGGTTATTATTGCTGGTGCTGGTGGTGCCGCACATCTTCCTGGCATGGTAGCTTCAATGTCCCCTCTCCCCGTAATTGGGGTGCCCGTTAAAAGTAGCAACTCAATAGATGGTTGGGATTCTGTACTATCTATACTTCAAATGCCCGGTGGAGTTCCTGTAGCCACTGTTGCCCTAGACGGAGCGAAAAATGCAGGTATTCTTGCCGCTCAAATTATTGGAAGTGCTGATAAATGTGTGCTAGATAAGATTATTCTTTATAAAGAGGGCTTAAAACAGAAGGTAATTGATGGTGCGAAATCTGTAAACAATAAGAAATAG
- a CDS encoding methyltransferase produces the protein MYEKTFPNKRFKNTLSFLQKHISTDQSILDLGVENPFSKIMKESGYVVSNTKGEDLDNDFSTIVNSSAKVATAFEIFEHLLAPYNVLREIKANKLVASIPLKLWFSPAYQSKTDPWDRHYHEFEDWQFNWLLEKAGWEIKDSTKWANPVKKIGIRPLLRTFTPRYYIVYAERTQNKNSSE, from the coding sequence ATGTACGAGAAAACATTTCCCAATAAACGTTTTAAGAATACTTTATCCTTTCTTCAAAAACATATATCAACAGATCAGTCCATTTTGGATTTAGGTGTAGAAAACCCGTTTTCCAAGATTATGAAGGAAAGTGGCTATGTGGTTTCGAATACTAAAGGGGAAGACTTGGACAATGATTTTTCTACTATAGTAAATAGTTCTGCCAAAGTCGCAACAGCTTTTGAAATATTTGAACATCTACTTGCCCCTTATAACGTCTTGCGCGAAATAAAGGCTAATAAACTCGTTGCCAGCATTCCTTTAAAATTATGGTTTTCCCCTGCCTATCAAAGTAAAACTGACCCCTGGGATCGTCATTACCATGAATTCGAAGATTGGCAATTTAATTGGCTTTTGGAAAAAGCCGGATGGGAAATAAAAGATTCGACCAAATGGGCAAATCCTGTTAAAAAAATTGGAATTAGACCGTTATTAAGAACCTTTACCCCCAGATATTACATTGTTTATGCCGAGAGAACGCAGAATAAAAACTCATCTGAATAG
- a CDS encoding OmpH family outer membrane protein — protein MKEVKKIVVALVLFVAATSFVNAQSKVAHIDVTQLLSEMPEMKAAEAELKKLQETYRADIESSMTELKNKYTQYSNESASKSEEENQKRAQELQGFEKNIGEAQQNAQQELQKKQAELFAPISEKAKAAIEKVAAAQGYDYVLDAQQGAGVLVAKGKDLLVEVKQELGF, from the coding sequence ATGAAAGAAGTAAAGAAAATAGTAGTTGCCTTAGTTTTATTCGTTGCAGCGACAAGTTTTGTAAATGCACAGAGTAAAGTAGCTCACATTGATGTAACGCAACTTTTATCTGAGATGCCGGAAATGAAAGCAGCAGAAGCTGAATTAAAAAAATTACAAGAGACCTATAGGGCCGATATTGAAAGCTCTATGACTGAGTTGAAAAACAAATACACTCAATATTCAAATGAGTCTGCTTCAAAATCTGAAGAAGAAAATCAAAAAAGAGCTCAAGAATTGCAGGGCTTTGAAAAAAATATTGGTGAAGCACAGCAAAACGCTCAGCAAGAACTTCAGAAAAAACAAGCAGAGTTGTTTGCACCAATTTCTGAAAAAGCAAAAGCAGCTATTGAAAAAGTTGCAGCGGCACAAGGCTATGACTATGTGTTGGATGCACAACAGGGCGCAGGTGTTTTGGTAGCCAAAGGAAAAGATTTACTGGTAGAAGTAAAACAAGAGTTAGGCTTCTAG
- a CDS encoding M3 family metallopeptidase, whose protein sequence is MNPLLQPFDAAPFSKIKNEHFKPAFLQAMEDARAEIDAIVNNSSVPTFENTIEALEFTGQQLDRISSVFFNLNSAETNEQIQKIAQEVSPLLSEFSNDITLNEDLFNKVKAVYDQKSELKLTVEQGTLLDKKYKSFSRNGANLSEVKKKRLREIDAELSKLKLKFGENVLAETNKYEMHLTDKSQLKGLPNGEIEAAAQLAKSKNKEGWLVTLDYPSYIPFMKYAKNRDLRKKLSLAFGSKGFHNDELDNQGNVLKIANFRHERATLLGYDTHAHFVLEERMAETPEKVHEFLNELLGKAKPAAEQEFKQLEDFAKELDGIDQLQKWDGAYYSEKLKQKLFNLDDEKLKPYFKLENVISGVFEVAEKLFGLKFEEVFDIDKYHKEVMTYRVTDKDENFISLFYADFHPRAGKRGGAWMTSFKSQYIENGVNVRPHISNVCNFTPSTSSKPSLLTFNEVTTLFHEFGHGLHGILANTTYPSLSGTSVFWDFVELPSQVMENWCYEKEALELFATHYETGAVIPMELVQKIKESATFQEGMATLRQLSFGLLDMSWHGADPSKITNVKEHETKAFEGTNLYPKTKETCMSVAFSHIFQGGYSSGYYSYKWAEVLDADAFAYFKKKGIFNKEVATKFKENVLSKGGTEKPMVLYKRFRGEEPKVEYLLERAGLISEVD, encoded by the coding sequence ATGAACCCACTTCTTCAACCTTTCGACGCCGCACCTTTTTCCAAAATAAAAAATGAGCATTTTAAACCTGCCTTTCTTCAAGCTATGGAAGATGCTCGAGCAGAAATTGATGCTATTGTAAATAATTCATCCGTCCCTACTTTTGAAAATACTATTGAGGCCCTTGAATTTACAGGACAACAGTTAGACCGAATATCCAGTGTTTTCTTCAACTTAAATTCCGCTGAAACCAACGAGCAAATTCAAAAAATCGCTCAGGAGGTTTCGCCATTGTTATCAGAATTCAGCAACGATATTACGCTAAATGAAGATTTATTCAATAAGGTCAAAGCTGTATACGACCAGAAAAGTGAGCTTAAACTTACGGTTGAACAGGGCACCTTACTTGATAAAAAATACAAGAGTTTTAGCAGAAACGGGGCAAATTTATCTGAGGTCAAAAAGAAGCGTTTACGTGAAATAGATGCTGAACTTTCTAAGTTAAAATTAAAATTTGGAGAGAATGTTCTAGCCGAGACCAATAAATACGAAATGCACCTTACCGATAAATCACAGCTAAAAGGTTTGCCAAATGGTGAGATTGAGGCTGCTGCCCAATTGGCAAAATCAAAAAACAAAGAAGGTTGGTTGGTTACTTTGGATTACCCCAGCTATATACCCTTTATGAAATATGCCAAAAACAGGGATTTGCGTAAAAAACTTTCTTTGGCTTTTGGCAGTAAAGGATTCCATAACGATGAATTGGACAATCAAGGAAATGTACTCAAAATAGCCAACTTTCGACATGAAAGAGCAACGTTGTTAGGCTATGACACCCATGCCCATTTTGTTTTAGAGGAACGTATGGCGGAAACCCCCGAAAAGGTACATGAATTCTTGAATGAATTACTGGGGAAAGCTAAACCAGCTGCAGAACAAGAATTTAAACAATTGGAAGATTTTGCAAAAGAATTGGATGGAATCGATCAACTACAAAAATGGGACGGTGCTTACTATTCTGAAAAACTTAAACAAAAGTTGTTCAATCTTGATGATGAAAAGTTAAAACCATATTTTAAACTTGAAAATGTAATTTCAGGCGTTTTCGAAGTAGCAGAAAAGCTATTCGGACTTAAATTCGAGGAGGTTTTTGATATTGACAAATATCATAAAGAGGTAATGACTTACAGAGTTACCGATAAAGATGAAAACTTCATTTCTCTTTTTTATGCCGATTTTCACCCTAGAGCAGGCAAGCGTGGAGGTGCATGGATGACATCATTTAAATCCCAATACATTGAAAATGGAGTGAATGTTAGACCGCATATTTCCAATGTATGCAATTTTACACCCTCAACATCAAGCAAACCATCATTACTGACTTTCAACGAAGTGACTACTCTTTTCCATGAATTTGGACACGGATTGCACGGTATTTTGGCGAATACCACCTACCCAAGTCTATCTGGTACTTCTGTATTTTGGGATTTTGTGGAATTACCCAGTCAAGTAATGGAAAACTGGTGCTACGAAAAAGAAGCACTTGAACTTTTTGCCACCCACTACGAAACTGGTGCGGTAATTCCGATGGAATTGGTGCAAAAAATAAAAGAATCGGCCACTTTTCAGGAGGGAATGGCCACTTTACGACAATTGAGTTTTGGACTTTTGGACATGAGTTGGCACGGAGCAGATCCATCAAAAATAACCAATGTAAAAGAACATGAAACAAAAGCTTTTGAAGGAACAAATCTATACCCAAAGACCAAAGAAACTTGTATGAGTGTTGCTTTTTCCCATATTTTTCAAGGGGGATATTCCTCAGGATATTATAGTTACAAATGGGCCGAAGTCTTAGATGCTGATGCCTTTGCTTATTTCAAGAAAAAAGGAATTTTCAACAAGGAAGTTGCCACTAAATTCAAAGAAAATGTGCTGTCAAAAGGAGGTACAGAAAAACCAATGGTTCTTTATAAACGTTTTCGTGGAGAAGAACCCAAAGTTGAGTATTTATTGGAAAGGGCAGGATTGATTTCAGAAGTGGACTAA
- a CDS encoding 3-oxoacyl-ACP synthase III family protein has protein sequence MGITITGTGSFLPSVKIENSNFEDHTFLNSDGSSIDAPNDIIIEKFKSITGIGERRYAENELNTSDLGYFASLKAIEDAGLDKETLDYIIFAHNFGDVSHGQSQGDTLPSLATRVKHRLGIKNPKCVAYDMLFGCPGWVEGVIQAKAFIKSGMAKKCLVIGAETLSRVVDDYDRDSMIYSDGAGATIIEEKPDNGGILSHSSATHANGEAYYLFFGDSYKKENNEDRRFIKMYGRKIYEFAISHVPQAMKDCLDESGKTISEVKKIFIHQANEKMDEAIVKRFYRLHGLKMPKEIMPMNIGELGNSSVATIPTLYDMVKHGRLGDHNIKKDDVIIFASVGAGMNINAIVYQV, from the coding sequence ATGGGAATAACAATTACTGGAACAGGATCTTTTCTTCCTTCAGTGAAAATAGAAAATTCAAACTTTGAGGACCATACTTTTTTAAACAGCGATGGTTCTTCTATCGATGCTCCCAACGACATAATTATTGAAAAATTTAAATCGATTACCGGTATTGGAGAGAGACGTTATGCCGAAAATGAATTGAACACTTCTGATTTGGGTTATTTCGCATCTTTAAAAGCAATTGAAGATGCAGGATTGGATAAAGAAACATTGGATTATATTATTTTCGCCCATAATTTTGGAGATGTGTCACATGGGCAATCCCAAGGCGATACCTTACCTAGTTTAGCTACCAGAGTGAAGCACAGACTTGGTATCAAAAATCCAAAATGTGTAGCCTACGATATGTTATTCGGTTGTCCCGGCTGGGTTGAAGGAGTAATACAGGCAAAGGCCTTTATTAAGAGCGGAATGGCCAAAAAATGTTTAGTGATAGGGGCAGAAACACTATCACGGGTGGTAGATGATTATGATCGAGATTCTATGATTTATTCCGATGGGGCTGGAGCAACAATAATCGAAGAAAAGCCAGATAATGGAGGTATTCTTTCTCACTCTTCGGCAACACATGCCAATGGCGAGGCTTATTATCTATTTTTTGGAGATTCCTACAAAAAGGAGAACAATGAAGACCGACGCTTTATTAAAATGTATGGTAGAAAAATTTATGAGTTTGCAATTTCGCATGTGCCCCAAGCAATGAAGGATTGTTTGGATGAAAGTGGAAAAACCATTTCCGAAGTAAAAAAAATCTTCATTCATCAGGCGAACGAAAAAATGGATGAGGCCATTGTTAAACGATTTTACAGATTGCATGGCCTAAAAATGCCCAAAGAAATTATGCCGATGAACATAGGGGAATTAGGTAATAGCTCAGTTGCCACAATACCTACATTATACGATATGGTAAAACATGGTCGATTGGGAGATCACAATATCAAAAAGGATGATGTGATTATTTTTGCCAGTGTTGGGGCTGGCATGAATATAAATGCCATAGTATATCAAGTCTGA
- a CDS encoding OmpH family outer membrane protein, protein MKPKTKVLLVVSLILCSAYSLAQRGVRIAYVDMEYILENVEEYRDASEQLETKVQKWKVEIEQKQSAVEQMKKDLMAEKVLLTSELIEEREEEIQILEKEMIEYQQDRFGPQGDLVLQKRQLIQPIQDQVFNEVQKIGANKKYDFIFDKSADVVMLYSEKRHDISELILRGIARTRKISKPKKKAARNRLDNFEGEEPVEEMSEALKERKTLAKQAEEARTKTAEEKRAEQLKIRDERKKAYDARRKKLLEEREAKKKAKTEERKKESETDKDTKD, encoded by the coding sequence ATGAAACCAAAAACAAAAGTTCTTTTAGTAGTGTCCTTGATACTTTGCTCCGCTTATTCCTTAGCACAACGAGGAGTTAGAATAGCATATGTAGATATGGAGTACATCTTGGAAAATGTTGAAGAATATCGAGATGCAAGTGAGCAGCTGGAAACCAAAGTCCAAAAATGGAAGGTTGAAATTGAGCAAAAGCAAAGTGCTGTTGAGCAAATGAAAAAGGATTTGATGGCAGAAAAGGTGCTATTGACCAGCGAATTGATTGAAGAACGAGAGGAGGAAATTCAGATTCTTGAAAAGGAGATGATAGAATATCAGCAAGATCGTTTTGGGCCACAAGGAGATTTGGTATTGCAAAAACGTCAGCTAATTCAGCCTATTCAAGATCAAGTTTTTAATGAGGTCCAGAAAATTGGGGCCAATAAAAAGTATGATTTTATTTTCGATAAATCTGCGGATGTCGTAATGTTGTATTCCGAGAAAAGGCACGATATAAGTGAGTTGATATTAAGGGGTATTGCTAGGACAAGAAAAATTAGTAAGCCCAAGAAAAAAGCTGCTAGAAACAGACTTGACAATTTTGAAGGGGAAGAACCCGTTGAGGAAATGAGCGAGGCACTTAAAGAAAGGAAAACCTTGGCTAAACAAGCGGAGGAGGCAAGAACTAAAACTGCTGAAGAGAAGCGAGCAGAACAGTTGAAGATAAGGGATGAAAGGAAAAAGGCTTACGATGCAAGAAGAAAAAAGCTTTTAGAAGAGAGAGAAGCAAAAAAGAAAGCAAAAACAGAAGAACGTAAAAAGGAGTCTGAAACAGATAAGGACACCAAAGATTAA
- a CDS encoding rhodanese-like domain-containing protein: MRKYIILPLLLLFAVGCSQIKEKHITEVSQEELDKVVLVDVRTPKEYSQGHLENSILIDWMGDSFVEEFEKIDKEKTVYLYCRSGRRSADATKYLDSMGYKNVFNLTGGYIAWAEKSK, encoded by the coding sequence ATGAGAAAATATATAATACTCCCGTTACTCTTGTTATTCGCTGTTGGATGTTCCCAAATTAAGGAAAAACATATCACAGAAGTCTCACAAGAGGAACTTGATAAGGTTGTTTTAGTTGATGTTAGAACACCAAAGGAATATAGCCAAGGGCATTTGGAAAATTCAATACTTATAGATTGGATGGGTGATAGTTTTGTTGAAGAATTTGAAAAAATAGATAAAGAAAAGACTGTTTATTTATATTGCCGAAGTGGTCGACGCAGCGCCGATGCTACAAAATATTTAGATTCAATGGGTTATAAGAATGTATTTAACCTCACGGGCGGTTATATTGCTTGGGCTGAAAAAAGCAAATGA